A genomic segment from Paenibacillus sp. FSL K6-1096 encodes:
- a CDS encoding peroxiredoxin-like family protein, giving the protein MSLAQALSTAKQEFIVHTPLEIQAKMFRQIKEQQESGITYGRQEGQKAKDFTLKNALGETVNLYDKLSKGPVVLTFYRGGWCPFCNTQLKSYQKLLPDIVALGGQLIAISPQSPDNTLSQQEKEGLSFEVLSDTNGLVAAFYNILYDVPDYIQNIMEQAGMDLAEYNAMDRWVLPIPSTFMIDESGIIRSAYVNPDFMQRFDPDDILQELRKL; this is encoded by the coding sequence ATGTCACTAGCTCAAGCTTTATCCACAGCAAAACAGGAATTTATAGTGCACACCCCTTTGGAGATTCAAGCGAAGATGTTCCGACAAATCAAGGAGCAACAGGAGTCCGGCATAACTTACGGCCGGCAAGAGGGGCAGAAAGCCAAGGACTTCACGCTCAAAAATGCTTTGGGAGAAACGGTTAACCTTTATGATAAATTGTCCAAAGGACCTGTAGTACTCACTTTCTACCGAGGCGGATGGTGCCCGTTCTGCAACACTCAACTTAAGAGCTATCAGAAGCTTCTTCCGGATATTGTGGCCCTTGGGGGTCAACTGATCGCAATCAGCCCGCAAAGCCCCGACAACACGCTTTCCCAGCAAGAGAAAGAGGGGTTGTCCTTCGAGGTGCTTAGCGACACCAATGGTCTCGTGGCAGCCTTCTATAATATTCTTTACGACGTTCCGGACTACATCCAGAACATTATGGAACAAGCAGGTATGGACCTGGCGGAATACAACGCGATGGACCGTTGGGTTCTGCCGATCCCTTCCACCTTCATGATCGATGAATCCGGTATTATTCGTTCCGCCTATGTCAATCCTGATTTTATGCAGCGGTTCGATCCAGACGATATTCTGCAGGAATTGAGAAAGCTTTAA
- a CDS encoding sigma-70 family RNA polymerase sigma factor, producing MIDAQQQINAAQNGDHDAFVSLIKDRTDKLHRVARHYVRESKDAEDIVQDALVKAYESLHTLQQAEAFESWLTRIVVNRALNHLKKSKRVHLIEDPQAQESLVVNDIDQTLDLERALASLNPKLRQLLFLKYKKDLTQQQIAHLLDMPLGTVKTQLRKGLEHLRNEMAQDFPERDLDTLRLQLRQQAEHQFAVSADYDLIVNDYQENTMRGTGKGEAGFLWVKTGSDDAVSATLSRDGNLLDYAISWASLDNGTRLSEEELKQQAEQFLEDHYPGALRNFPYCEMEWMEGMFGYTRQQKAMGLPLPETGCLIMVHSSGRVVGFRYYGTVPGPALPTMITAEEEQMTCIKENFLLHVEYCVLDKAVYTDGDDQVHLVYAPRSRGLIYTASSQEEVPTAYRAQAVPSDPRTLDEWPGELPPARSLEEWIGVDNEQFQLVQDDNIGSNTKLMVWKQQNEERPAKNDRSWKAYWADQMEGAVKARVDSQTRQLIDFVSHGKLDQLAPLTWDRDACIEVAMDYIRGLAAEMLPYLKLLTAETDGEDRLEIIRFGVYVQDVSVRDECYQLAVDRSNGRVISLMSPSIRPEQLKKLEAVPSFDSRTAIHRWTAQTKLRLQWERMHNARAEEAPYELVYRMIGNEHGRTPEVLDAHTGKLYENTFY from the coding sequence ATGATCGATGCACAGCAACAAATCAACGCCGCCCAAAACGGAGATCACGATGCCTTCGTTTCTCTTATAAAGGATCGGACGGATAAGCTGCACCGAGTGGCTCGCCATTATGTACGGGAGTCCAAAGATGCGGAGGATATCGTTCAGGATGCCTTGGTTAAGGCTTATGAGTCACTGCATACGCTGCAGCAAGCCGAAGCATTTGAGAGCTGGCTTACCAGAATTGTGGTGAACCGGGCGCTCAATCATTTGAAGAAGTCCAAGCGTGTTCACCTGATCGAAGACCCGCAGGCGCAAGAGTCATTGGTCGTTAATGATATCGATCAAACCCTGGATCTGGAGCGTGCATTGGCCAGTCTGAATCCGAAGCTGCGTCAGCTCCTGTTCTTAAAATATAAGAAGGACCTGACCCAGCAGCAAATCGCCCATCTTCTGGATATGCCATTAGGTACTGTAAAAACACAATTACGGAAGGGGCTGGAGCATTTGCGCAACGAGATGGCTCAAGATTTTCCCGAACGAGACCTGGATACATTACGCCTGCAGTTAAGACAACAGGCAGAGCACCAGTTTGCCGTTTCAGCGGATTATGACCTGATCGTCAATGACTATCAAGAGAACACCATGAGGGGAACAGGGAAGGGAGAAGCGGGATTCTTATGGGTTAAAACGGGGAGTGATGACGCCGTTTCTGCCACGCTCTCCAGGGACGGCAACTTGCTAGACTATGCCATTTCCTGGGCCTCATTGGACAACGGGACACGGCTATCTGAGGAGGAACTCAAACAGCAGGCAGAGCAATTCCTGGAAGATCATTATCCCGGCGCACTGCGTAATTTTCCGTATTGTGAAATGGAGTGGATGGAAGGGATGTTTGGGTACACACGACAGCAGAAGGCGATGGGGCTGCCGCTTCCTGAGACGGGATGCCTGATTATGGTTCACTCCAGCGGCCGTGTGGTCGGATTTAGGTACTACGGAACCGTTCCAGGGCCAGCACTCCCAACCATGATCACAGCAGAAGAGGAACAGATGACGTGTATAAAGGAGAATTTTTTGCTACATGTGGAATATTGCGTATTGGACAAAGCCGTGTACACGGATGGTGACGATCAGGTCCATCTTGTTTACGCCCCCCGAAGTAGAGGACTAATCTATACTGCATCATCACAGGAGGAGGTTCCGACAGCCTATAGGGCACAAGCTGTCCCCTCTGATCCAAGAACTCTGGACGAGTGGCCAGGTGAGCTCCCGCCCGCACGAAGCCTAGAAGAGTGGATTGGCGTAGACAACGAACAATTTCAGTTAGTACAAGACGACAATATTGGCTCGAACACCAAGTTGATGGTGTGGAAGCAACAGAATGAAGAGCGTCCAGCCAAGAATGACCGGTCTTGGAAGGCCTATTGGGCTGATCAGATGGAGGGAGCGGTCAAGGCCCGAGTAGACAGCCAAACCAGACAACTGATTGACTTTGTTTCGCATGGTAAGCTAGATCAACTAGCTCCATTAACCTGGGATCGGGATGCATGTATAGAAGTAGCTATGGACTATATCCGGGGATTAGCAGCCGAAATGTTGCCGTATCTCAAGCTTCTAACTGCAGAGACCGACGGCGAAGATCGTTTGGAAATCATTCGCTTTGGTGTATATGTTCAAGACGTATCTGTCAGGGATGAATGCTATCAACTTGCTGTTGACCGCTCTAATGGGAGGGTCATAAGTTTGATGTCCCCCTCCATTAGGCCAGAACAGTTAAAGAAGCTGGAGGCCGTGCCTTCATTTGATTCCCGGACAGCCATCCACCGATGGACGGCACAGACCAAGCTGCGTCTGCAATGGGAACGGATGCACAATGCTAGGGCGGAAGAGGCCCCGTATGAACTAGTGTATCGAATGATTGGTAACGAGCACGGGCGGACGCCCGAAGTGCTTGATGCGCATACGGGGAAGTTATACGAAAATACTTTTTACTGA
- a CDS encoding polysaccharide deacetylase family protein, with amino-acid sequence MKLHHELTQVNGSTIRAEIHKRRRKIRYGKLSLVLMVLILLVMGITYALSNMTYWIKTMVAPPPISMIKEPVQLKTIQGSLDSKEQPTRFLGQVSKVAYITFDDGPSKYTGQLLDIMNQYDAKATFFMIGENLDDYPEAVKRLVHEGSYPGLHSMTHSYKKLYKSGNSDNFLNEFKEVQNKVAALIGFKPHLIRAPYGSSPQIGEAFRGDIAAAGFKMWDWTTDSLDWKLPGQPNKIISRIHRGVHRDIEVILMHERKQTVEALPQILKLLKAKGYEFEVYNPNEHVVVNFSRDTRL; translated from the coding sequence TTGAAATTACATCATGAATTAACACAAGTGAACGGAAGTACAATTCGCGCTGAAATTCACAAACGAAGAAGAAAAATTCGTTATGGAAAGTTAAGTTTGGTACTTATGGTTTTGATTCTCCTGGTCATGGGGATTACGTATGCATTAAGCAATATGACATATTGGATAAAGACGATGGTTGCACCTCCGCCCATTTCTATGATTAAAGAGCCTGTTCAACTAAAAACCATTCAGGGTTCGCTAGACTCAAAAGAACAGCCGACGAGATTTTTGGGTCAAGTCAGCAAAGTGGCATATATTACCTTTGATGATGGCCCTAGCAAATACACGGGGCAGCTGCTGGATATTATGAACCAGTATGATGCTAAAGCTACTTTTTTTATGATTGGAGAGAATCTGGATGACTACCCGGAAGCGGTGAAGCGTTTGGTGCACGAAGGCAGTTATCCCGGGCTGCATAGTATGACGCATAGTTATAAAAAGTTATATAAGAGCGGAAACTCAGACAACTTTTTGAATGAGTTTAAAGAAGTACAGAATAAGGTCGCGGCTTTGATTGGGTTTAAGCCACATTTGATCCGTGCACCTTATGGAAGCAGCCCGCAGATTGGTGAGGCTTTTAGAGGGGATATCGCGGCAGCAGGGTTTAAAATGTGGGACTGGACTACGGACTCACTTGACTGGAAACTTCCCGGTCAGCCCAATAAAATTATATCCCGGATACACAGAGGCGTACACCGGGATATAGAAGTTATTCTGATGCATGAACGGAAACAGACTGTAGAAGCTCTGCCACAGATTTTAAAGCTGCTGAAAGCAAAAGGCTATGAGTTTGAGGTTTACAATCCGAATGAGCATGTAGTAGTTAATTTCAGCCGAGATACTCGCTTGTAA
- a CDS encoding 3'-5' exonuclease — protein MNYVIFDLEATCWDNDRKRQNEIIEIGAVKLNERLKTVSEFQIFVKPALSPQLSDFCKRLTSISQADVDAAMYFPQAISQFQEWIGNEPHVLCSWGFYDKNQLQKDCALHQIASEWTDNHISLKHQHGRMIGKERGVGMERALTMLKLPLEGTHHRGIDDAKNIAKIFVKIFDQLEF, from the coding sequence ATGAACTATGTCATTTTTGATCTGGAAGCCACCTGTTGGGATAATGACCGCAAAAGGCAAAACGAAATTATTGAGATCGGAGCCGTAAAGCTCAATGAAAGGCTAAAGACTGTGAGTGAGTTCCAAATTTTTGTCAAGCCTGCATTAAGCCCGCAGCTTTCTGATTTTTGTAAGCGGCTTACCTCCATCTCTCAGGCGGATGTGGATGCTGCAATGTATTTTCCCCAGGCAATAAGTCAATTTCAAGAGTGGATAGGCAATGAACCTCATGTCCTCTGCTCCTGGGGGTTTTATGATAAAAACCAGCTGCAGAAGGATTGCGCACTACATCAAATCGCTAGTGAATGGACGGATAACCATATCAGTCTAAAGCATCAGCACGGGAGAATGATTGGCAAGGAGAGGGGAGTAGGCATGGAAAGAGCCTTGACTATGCTTAAACTGCCGCTTGAAGGTACTCACCATAGAGGTATCGACGATGCCAAGAACATTGCGAAAATATTCGTTAAGATTTTTGACCAATTGGAGTTTTGA
- a CDS encoding DUF3298 domain-containing protein has protein sequence MHDKLNRMKQEYESIPIPDELDKMVNRTIASRRTKIKAMPWLAGAAAACILLFVSVNASPAFAKAMSEMPVLGQIVKVITIQEYTEQNEKTDVHLKTPGIAGTGDPELEHSLNTKYLEENKKLYEGFKDEVAQLEKSGGGHLSLESGYEVVTDTYRLLTLSRYVVESAGSAAEFRKYDTIDKINHIVITLPSLFSDDHYIQVISDNIKEQMRQQMKDDPSKMYWVEQSGIEPDIPEEELFRSITKDQNFYINQDGKLVISFDEYDVAPGYMGVVEFTIPTEAIQDLLVSNKYVQ, from the coding sequence ATGCATGACAAGCTGAATCGGATGAAGCAGGAGTATGAGTCCATTCCTATTCCCGATGAATTAGATAAGATGGTGAACAGAACGATCGCCTCCAGGCGAACAAAAATAAAGGCCATGCCCTGGTTAGCTGGCGCTGCGGCTGCCTGCATCCTGCTGTTTGTCAGCGTAAACGCCAGCCCAGCCTTCGCCAAGGCGATGTCTGAGATGCCGGTGCTCGGGCAGATTGTGAAGGTGATCACCATTCAGGAATATACCGAACAGAATGAAAAGACCGATGTACATCTTAAAACGCCCGGCATTGCCGGAACCGGTGATCCTGAACTGGAACATTCCCTAAATACCAAGTATTTGGAGGAAAATAAGAAGCTGTATGAGGGCTTCAAGGATGAGGTGGCCCAGTTGGAAAAAAGCGGGGGAGGACATCTCAGCCTGGAAAGCGGTTATGAAGTCGTCACCGATACGTACCGGCTGCTGACCCTCTCGCGCTATGTCGTCGAATCAGCCGGATCCGCCGCCGAATTCCGCAAATACGATACGATTGATAAAATCAACCATATTGTCATCACGCTGCCAAGCCTCTTCAGCGATGACCACTATATTCAAGTGATCAGCGACAATATTAAGGAGCAAATGCGCCAGCAGATGAAGGATGACCCAAGCAAGATGTACTGGGTTGAGCAGTCCGGGATTGAGCCGGATATACCGGAGGAGGAGCTGTTCCGCAGCATCACGAAGGACCAGAATTTTTATATTAATCAGGACGGCAAGCTGGTCATCAGCTTCGATGAATATGATGTAGCTCCTGGATACATGGGCGTTGTCGAGTTTACGATTCCGACGGAGGCGATTCAGGACTTGCTTGTCAGCAACAAGTATGTCCAATAA
- a CDS encoding RNA polymerase sigma factor, producing the protein MRVGRKQEKLLIQCITENQERAYRLAYSYVRNKEDALDIVQDAIHKAFMYIESLKNTSSLKSWFFRIVVTTSLDFIRKQKKIQLMDEETLEIVLPSSQDRYADLDLAKSLDELPEKYRILIILRFFEDMKIEEIAEVLDEKLSTVKTRLYQGLQKLRLNMSEEG; encoded by the coding sequence ATGAGAGTCGGCCGGAAGCAGGAAAAGCTTCTTATCCAATGCATCACCGAAAACCAGGAAAGGGCGTATCGACTGGCTTACAGCTATGTCCGCAACAAAGAGGATGCCCTCGACATCGTGCAGGATGCCATCCACAAAGCATTCATGTACATTGAAAGCTTGAAGAATACGAGTTCACTAAAAAGCTGGTTTTTCCGGATCGTTGTGACCACGTCCCTAGATTTCATACGAAAACAGAAAAAGATCCAACTCATGGACGAAGAAACACTGGAGATCGTGCTGCCAAGCAGTCAAGACCGTTATGCCGACCTGGATTTGGCAAAATCACTGGATGAGCTGCCGGAAAAATACCGCATTCTGATTATTCTCCGATTTTTTGAAGATATGAAGATCGAAGAAATTGCCGAAGTGCTTGACGAGAAGCTCAGTACCGTGAAAACAAGGCTCTATCAAGGGCTGCAGAAGCTTCGGCTGAACATGAGCGAAGAAGGCTAA
- a CDS encoding TetR/AcrR family transcriptional regulator, with product MIITGGYNGFSYADIANVVGIRKASIHHHFPSKVDLVRTLVARYREEAEAGLNHIELNVSDALEQLRSYIGYWEACIADASAPICVCALLASQLPALPEEVAMEVRAHFSYLSTWLTSVLDRGSRLGQLQLSDTPHAEAEAFIATVHGAMLSTRAYSDPNMFSFVTGPLLDRLAPLS from the coding sequence TTGATCATCACTGGTGGCTATAACGGTTTCAGCTATGCCGACATCGCTAATGTGGTGGGGATTCGTAAGGCGAGCATCCATCACCATTTTCCAAGTAAGGTCGATCTGGTTCGCACACTGGTTGCGCGATACCGGGAAGAAGCTGAAGCAGGGCTGAATCACATAGAGCTCAATGTATCCGATGCTCTTGAACAGCTTCGGTCCTACATTGGCTATTGGGAGGCCTGCATCGCGGACGCTAGCGCTCCGATATGTGTCTGTGCGCTATTGGCAAGTCAACTGCCCGCCCTGCCCGAAGAGGTTGCGATGGAAGTTCGGGCTCATTTCAGCTACCTGTCCACATGGTTGACATCCGTACTGGATCGCGGATCGAGGCTTGGGCAGCTTCAACTTAGCGATACTCCCCATGCCGAAGCCGAAGCATTCATTGCGACAGTTCACGGAGCTATGCTTTCGACGCGGGCCTACAGCGATCCGAATATGTTCAGCTTCGTAACAGGTCCGCTGCTGGACAGACTCGCACCTCTATCGTGA
- a CDS encoding YkyA family protein, protein MISAKRTQAVLITVLLLLLNGCGEPQEPAVNQINHLAQDSQEIDKALESLTNHEQEDMRLYHAILSQGKEKNSNITGFLDQAETHIQARRAILEQIEQASQKADEQTKSLQQSLLKLSFEKEETLSRAGEALKQYESRNQTLQMFVEAYGLGLDAEEQVYGLMRGRTETDLKEIKLAIQKRNVLYGKLTGIQEKFNTLTQTFNSTQEQLIN, encoded by the coding sequence ATGATAAGTGCAAAACGGACACAGGCTGTCCTCATTACCGTATTACTCCTGCTGCTTAACGGATGTGGAGAGCCTCAGGAGCCTGCGGTTAATCAGATTAATCATCTGGCTCAAGATAGTCAGGAGATCGACAAAGCTCTGGAGTCCCTTACGAATCATGAACAAGAAGATATGAGATTATATCATGCTATTCTGAGTCAAGGGAAAGAGAAGAACAGTAACATTACAGGGTTCCTGGATCAAGCGGAAACTCATATTCAGGCGCGAAGAGCTATTCTTGAACAAATAGAACAAGCTAGTCAGAAGGCAGATGAACAAACGAAGTCACTTCAACAATCACTACTAAAGCTTTCGTTTGAAAAAGAAGAAACACTTTCCCGCGCAGGAGAAGCTCTCAAACAATATGAGTCAAGAAACCAAACCCTTCAGATGTTTGTTGAAGCTTACGGGCTGGGTTTGGATGCTGAAGAGCAGGTATATGGACTCATGAGAGGGCGTACTGAAACGGATCTTAAAGAAATCAAGCTTGCTATTCAGAAACGAAATGTTCTATATGGTAAATTGACTGGAATACAAGAAAAGTTCAACACACTGACCCAGACATTTAACAGTACTCAAGAGCAGCTTATTAACTAA
- a CDS encoding response regulator, which yields MNLMIVEDEIRILNSLANNIPWNEHGIEVVALAENGLEALSMIGRRKPDIVLLDIEMPEMDGLSLVKTVLQQESHMKFVILSGHDDFPYAQAAVGLGVMKYLLKPAGDDEILNAILAAAEEIRAELLEKHSMIELERKWQDRLPQLQDDFYRSWLQGRYADWELKKHMEELNLELAHYTSFAVAVCEIDPIHEQGERFTSSDQALLQFSLECIAAECLQHESCRVFNDADGATVLLFLGRPEEPVPDIIQRINVHVPRLFNIVKECLKLTASAGLGTPGSWEHVSLSYRQARRALQERAIYGNEVFVPYLDVTNKEQPFHYDAEFEKQLEIAVHTDHAAAVAELMDCYFKDVYSQAVSTQKVYEHLLYLSSLFTRIIQSRGWSMQEVLQEDYSMFLSFESLLSKEQIVEWSKRVASRITQYRERERKHSSHRLVKQMIEAVEEMLGKEELTLHTLAERLYVNPSYLSRLFKREEGKSISEYLLKRSMEHAKELLYSGVKVYDAAEAAGYRDVSYFARVFRKYWGVAPSELKKQERSVSPRSM from the coding sequence ATGAATCTCATGATTGTTGAAGATGAAATTCGAATTCTGAATAGCCTGGCCAATAATATACCGTGGAATGAGCATGGCATCGAAGTGGTGGCGCTTGCCGAGAACGGCTTGGAAGCGCTGTCCATGATCGGGCGCAGGAAGCCGGATATCGTGCTGCTCGATATCGAAATGCCGGAGATGGACGGGTTGTCCTTGGTGAAGACGGTGCTGCAGCAGGAATCACACATGAAATTCGTGATTTTAAGCGGCCATGACGATTTCCCGTATGCGCAGGCCGCTGTGGGGCTTGGCGTAATGAAGTACTTGCTGAAGCCGGCCGGAGACGATGAAATTTTGAATGCTATTCTTGCGGCTGCGGAAGAGATTCGAGCTGAACTGCTGGAAAAGCACAGCATGATTGAGCTGGAGCGGAAATGGCAGGATCGCCTGCCTCAGCTCCAGGATGATTTTTATAGAAGCTGGTTACAGGGCCGGTATGCGGACTGGGAGCTCAAGAAGCATATGGAGGAGCTGAATCTGGAGCTTGCCCACTATACTTCGTTTGCTGTAGCCGTATGTGAAATCGATCCGATTCACGAGCAAGGAGAACGGTTTACCTCTTCGGATCAGGCGTTGCTGCAGTTTTCGCTGGAATGCATAGCGGCTGAATGTTTACAGCATGAAAGCTGCCGGGTCTTTAATGATGCGGACGGAGCAACCGTGCTGCTCTTTTTGGGAAGACCGGAAGAACCGGTTCCAGATATCATCCAGCGGATCAATGTTCACGTTCCCCGTCTCTTCAATATTGTTAAAGAGTGTCTGAAGCTTACCGCCAGCGCCGGACTCGGGACCCCAGGCTCGTGGGAGCATGTATCGCTGTCCTACCGGCAGGCACGCCGTGCGCTGCAGGAGCGGGCCATTTACGGAAATGAGGTGTTCGTTCCTTACCTGGACGTAACCAACAAGGAGCAGCCGTTTCATTATGACGCTGAGTTCGAAAAACAGCTGGAGATTGCGGTTCATACGGATCACGCGGCAGCGGTTGCTGAGCTGATGGACTGCTATTTCAAGGACGTATACTCCCAAGCGGTCTCAACTCAAAAGGTATACGAGCATTTGCTGTATTTGAGCAGCTTATTTACACGTATTATTCAGTCGCGGGGCTGGTCGATGCAGGAGGTGCTGCAAGAGGATTATTCGATGTTTCTGTCCTTTGAATCCCTGCTCTCCAAAGAGCAAATCGTGGAATGGTCCAAAAGAGTGGCCAGCCGCATTACCCAATACCGGGAACGGGAGCGAAAGCATTCAAGCCATCGGCTCGTTAAACAAATGATCGAGGCCGTGGAGGAAATGCTGGGGAAAGAAGAGCTGACCTTGCACACGCTGGCCGAAAGATTATATGTCAATCCCTCTTACCTTAGCCGGCTCTTTAAGCGGGAGGAAGGGAAATCCATTTCGGAATATCTCCTGAAGCGGAGTATGGAGCATGCCAAAGAGCTCTTATACAGCGGAGTTAAGGTATATGATGCAGCAGAAGCGGCAGGATATCGTGATGTCAGCTATTTTGCCAGAGTATTTCGTAAATATTGGGGCGTAGCCCCGAGTGAATTAAAGAAACAAGAGCGTTCGGTCTCACCGCGTTCGATGTAA
- a CDS encoding FAD-dependent oxidoreductase produces the protein MTDMAQTVKIPERDIPVYTEVDVVVAGGGPSGVAAALAAARNGASVLLIEQRGYLGGMATVSQVPAFCPYTDQIKPVIRGIGLEILLAMKSRMEETFQEAWKDRLDWVPIDAEILKRILDEKMMEAGVKVLYHTFVSQVLGQDGIIEAAIINNKTGTQAVKGKIYIDATSDADLTYLAGGQLAKGGDDGELQPGTMCFVLNNLDRNKFRSSAETHGHDLKHAINKAKLEGRLRVARDWAGISWLNDHTAGFNFGHVFGIDGSNTDDLTRGAIEGRALVEHITGWLREAIPGFENAFLTLTGEQIGIRETRRIVGDYIVTADDFLACRSFPDDIARNAYFIDIHMAKPTSGMTMVRLSPGESHGIPYRALLPVGIQNVIVAGRAISTDRAAQGSTRVMPNCFAMGEASGTAAAILTEKGTRETRSIDITDLQRRLVRQGAWLGEQINERY, from the coding sequence ATGACCGATATGGCACAAACCGTTAAAATACCCGAGCGCGATATTCCTGTCTACACGGAAGTGGATGTTGTCGTTGCCGGAGGCGGACCGTCAGGAGTAGCGGCAGCGCTCGCAGCGGCAAGAAACGGGGCATCCGTATTGCTGATAGAGCAAAGAGGATATCTGGGCGGCATGGCGACGGTCTCTCAGGTTCCTGCATTTTGCCCGTATACCGATCAGATCAAGCCGGTAATCCGCGGAATTGGGCTGGAAATTCTGCTTGCTATGAAGAGCAGGATGGAGGAGACGTTTCAGGAGGCATGGAAGGATCGGCTGGATTGGGTGCCGATTGATGCGGAAATTCTAAAGCGCATATTGGACGAGAAGATGATGGAGGCTGGCGTTAAAGTGCTGTATCATACCTTCGTCAGTCAAGTTCTTGGGCAGGACGGCATCATTGAAGCGGCGATCATTAACAACAAGACCGGAACTCAGGCGGTAAAAGGGAAAATATACATTGATGCAACAAGCGATGCGGATCTCACCTATCTTGCGGGCGGGCAGCTCGCCAAAGGCGGAGATGATGGAGAGCTGCAGCCGGGGACGATGTGCTTCGTCCTGAATAACCTGGACCGGAACAAATTTCGCTCAAGTGCTGAGACGCACGGCCACGATCTGAAACATGCGATCAACAAGGCGAAGCTTGAAGGGCGATTACGCGTCGCCAGAGATTGGGCCGGTATTTCCTGGCTAAACGATCATACGGCAGGGTTCAATTTCGGGCATGTATTCGGGATTGATGGTTCAAATACGGATGATCTGACCCGCGGAGCCATCGAAGGCCGCGCGCTTGTTGAACACATTACCGGTTGGCTGCGGGAAGCGATTCCCGGATTCGAGAACGCTTTCCTGACGTTGACGGGCGAACAGATCGGCATTCGGGAAACCCGCCGGATCGTCGGCGATTATATCGTCACCGCCGATGATTTTCTGGCCTGCCGTTCGTTCCCGGACGACATTGCCCGCAATGCCTACTTTATTGACATTCATATGGCAAAGCCTACGAGCGGCATGACGATGGTACGTCTATCGCCTGGAGAGTCCCACGGCATTCCTTATCGCGCCTTGCTTCCGGTCGGTATTCAGAACGTAATCGTAGCCGGCAGAGCGATATCAACCGATAGAGCGGCCCAAGGCTCCACCCGGGTCATGCCGAATTGCTTTGCCATGGGCGAAGCCTCCGGTACGGCTGCGGCAATTCTGACTGAGAAAGGCACACGGGAAACGCGCAGTATCGACATTACGGACCTGCAACGCAGACTTGTCCGCCAAGGCGCATGGTTAGGAGAACAGATCAATGAGCGATATTAG
- a CDS encoding suppressor of fused domain protein → MNFFKKLFGGKEMGKSEDGTTIYGYDASDEQQVTPPANILYMEDLNEHFNRVFPNRETGVFHELISDIVHIDVNIMEATPDEPYRVLYTNGMSDLPLTLPQEIREEYKHLERAELMMFLPADWPLTQEDFEAEENYWPIRMMKMLARFPHMYQTWLGYGHTIPNTEDYEPYAANTELSGVILYALPEEVSTVHAKDGNQVQVYFLVPLYREEMEFKLESGMDELMAKLFELPEDFLILNPNRHNACK, encoded by the coding sequence ATGAACTTTTTCAAAAAACTGTTTGGCGGCAAGGAAATGGGCAAATCGGAAGACGGTACCACCATTTATGGTTATGACGCTTCGGATGAGCAGCAGGTTACGCCTCCCGCCAATATTTTGTACATGGAAGATTTAAACGAACATTTCAATCGGGTCTTCCCGAACCGGGAAACTGGCGTGTTCCATGAACTGATCTCAGACATCGTACATATTGATGTGAATATTATGGAAGCTACACCCGATGAGCCATACCGTGTGCTGTACACCAATGGGATGAGCGATTTGCCGCTGACACTCCCACAGGAGATCCGTGAAGAGTATAAGCATCTGGAACGCGCGGAGCTGATGATGTTTTTACCGGCGGACTGGCCGCTTACGCAGGAGGATTTCGAAGCAGAGGAGAACTACTGGCCCATCCGGATGATGAAGATGCTTGCCCGGTTCCCGCATATGTATCAGACATGGCTTGGCTACGGCCATACGATCCCCAACACGGAGGATTACGAGCCATATGCGGCTAACACGGAGCTGTCCGGCGTGATCCTGTATGCTCTGCCGGAGGAGGTCAGCACCGTCCATGCGAAAGATGGCAATCAGGTTCAGGTCTATTTCCTGGTTCCGCTGTACCGGGAGGAAATGGAGTTCAAGCTGGAGTCCGGTATGGATGAACTGATGGCCAAACTGTTCGAGCTTCCAGAGGATTTCCTCATTCTGAATCCGAATAGACACAACGCGTGTAAATAA